In the genome of Penaeus vannamei isolate JL-2024 chromosome 26, ASM4276789v1, whole genome shotgun sequence, one region contains:
- the LOC138866624 gene encoding cerebellin-3-like has translation MARSLLTATGILTPGDKTGVEGDLGNLEGEYCPSSRKGRAKDTYRGPLGTDTMVRLGLVIALLATACGLAWGQVNPGAQIIAAALPPETLAAPPAPAPTCSSGFSVRKAARGTSAATGASRTRLRFQEVLTSEGGWSPSESDFQAPCRGLYYFSFHGVAQDRGDFTLALMKDGQYQVTAYGGKGSFQQGSNSALLLLNPGELVHLELQQGSLYEHPFDEAYTSFSGFLVKAY, from the exons ATGGCCCGCAGCCTCCTCACGGCGACGGGCATCCTCACCCCAGGGGATAAAACAGGGGTTGAGGGCGATCTGGGAAACTTAGAGGGGGAATATTGTCCTTCATCTCGAAAGGGACGGGCGAAGGACACCTATAGGGGACCGCTGGGGACGGATACA ATGGTTCGGTTGGGGCTTGTGATCGCCTTACTGGCGACCGCGTGTGGCCTGGCGTGGGGTCAGGTCAACCCCGGAGCCCAAATTATCGCAGCGGCTCTGCCCCCGGAGACCCTCGCCGCTCCGCCCGCCCCAGCACCCAC TTGCTCCTCTGGGTTCTCTGTCAGGAAAGCCGCGAGGGGTACGTCCGCCGCGACGGGAGCTTCCAGAACTCGCCTCAGGTTTCAG GAAGTGTTGACCAGCGAGGGAGGCTGGTCGCCCTCCGAGAGCGACTTCCAGGCTCCCTGCAGGGGCCTCTACTACTTCTCCTTCCACGGCGTGGCTCAAGACAGAGGCGACTTCAC GTTGGCCCTGATGAAGGACGGCCAGTACCAGGTGACAGCGTACGGCGGGAAAGGCAGCTTCCAACAGGGCTCCAACTCGGCCCTCCTCCTGCTGAACCCGGGCGAATTGGTCCACCTGGAGCTGCAGCAGGGAAGCCTCTACGAGCACCCATTCGACGAGGCCTACACCTCCTTCAGCGGGTTCCTCGTAAAGGCTTATTAA